The Ailuropoda melanoleuca isolate Jingjing chromosome 4, ASM200744v2, whole genome shotgun sequence region GGGGCCGGCACTTGGGGCCAGGGGCGGGGAGCGATTCAGGAACCTGCCTTCCTGGCTCCTGAGGACACatcttctctcctgctgccccagtCTCTCGGGTTTCCAAGGACTTGGAAAGACACAATGGTGACCAGATGGCCCAGAAATCCCAGGGTGAGTGATGTCAGCTCGGGTctaggaggaggagggggtgggggtggggaaacctGGATTAACTTGTGGGCACAGTGCCCTAGACCACCTGTGAACTGCAAAATAAGCAGGTGACCCTGAAGACATGGGGGGGCcgtgggggagctggggggatGGGAGACTGGGGAGGGCCCTGAGGACTTGCTTACCactgagccccctcccctccaaccagCTGCCCAGGTGTCACAGAACATGGAAGAAATCCGAGCTGAACAGAAGAGAATGAAAGCGCAGGGTGAGaaatggcgggggcgggggggtgcatCCTAGAGCTGGGAGGGACCATGAGGCTGGCAGCCGGGCTCCGGGACTCCAAACCCTGACACCAGCCCATCCCCGTCAGACTCCGAGCTCTCCCGGAACCTGGATGGACTTCGTTCGGACCTGAGCAACCTCAAGTCCCTCAGTGAGCcttgggaggggatggggggtcGGAGGGGGGTGGTTGCTGCAAGTTCGTCTCTGACCACTGTCCCCCACCCAATCACCCAAGGCTTGAACGAGAGACATACGGCCCTACGTTCATTGGAAAGACTCCAGGAGGAGATGGTGAAGCTGTGGATAGAGCTGCACGCGTCCAACGGTGAGTCGGTGCGTCGGTACACGCGCGGGCCAACACAGGTGCGTGGTGATGTGTCTTCGAATGTGTGATAGACGAGTGCACGTGACAAGGTGGATGGGTGTGTGCTCATGGGTGTGACGGGGTCCGTGGGGGACACACATGAGTTTTTTTCTGAGTCCAGCTGCTTCCCTCCACAGACCTGGAGCTggttgcgggggcggggggcagctcaaacacttctttcctcctccaggtAAAAGCACTCCTGTGTTTTACCATCTCTGggttctctttgcctctctctcctctgcccattGTGGTTCAGCAGGGAGTCATCAGTGAGATGGCCTCAGCCACAGCCCTCCCCGCTCCTGGAAGACTGTTGACCCAGCGGGGTCGGGGGGGGGTGGTTCGTGGGAGGGGGTCACGTCTGCAGCGATGGGGGTGATGCTGGTGGTCATGAGGGTTGGGGGGCGGCCAGCAGGCTGCAGGGAGAGCAGACATTCAATCAGTGTGCCTTTCACCTGGGGTAAGGAGCTGGGTGGTGCTGCCCTGacgccctccccaccctcacgcTGGTTTTCCACCTCTGGGAAGCCCCAGCTGCTCCAACTggcaaagaaaagaggaaggctctgtgcttggtgcgTAGGAGTGCAGTCCCCTGGGACACTGTGTGGCTGTGGGAATCCCAACAAGAAACCCGGCCGTGGTCCCTCTGGGGAGGGCTCTGGACCACCTTCACTCTGATGGATGACCTTTCAATTCCTACCTAGTCCTTGGGGTGGCCTGGGGTCTGAGCCCAGCTGCAGGCCTGTCTCTCGATGACCACGCAACACACAGCGAGGGCACTTTcctcaaagttttctttttcttttcccccgtagtcaatttatttatttgagagagagagagcatgagcagtggggagagcagagggagagggacaagcagactccatgctgagcacagagcctgatgcggggctcgatctcacgaccctgagatcatacccccggcagaaatcaagagtcagacgcccaactgactgagccacccaggtgcacccccaaATTTTCTTCAAGTGCCCAAAGATACTCTCTTCCTGTTTTAAtgtgccccacccccctgcaccaTGTACGGGTTACTGGTTCATGTGTGAGAAACACATCCAGCTTTGTTCCTCACCGAGGTTGCGGACCCCAAGCCCCTTGAAAACTTCCACCAGAGCTATGGAGACCTCTCTGCACCTCATTCcgagaaaatctattttaaaccAAGAGTGAGTCAACCCAGTAACAGTGGGTTTAACCTCGCACCTGGGAGTGCTGGGTGGTGATGACAGTGCCTAAGCGTTTCCTCGGGGTGGGGACAAGAGGAGACAGAGACCAAGGTGGCCCAAGGTCAACGCCAGGGGGACCCAGCCCTCCAGGAGCCCCCTGCATAAGCTCTCCTGATCAATCCCTCCAGCTAGACAAAAATCATCTCCATTGCCCCAAACGTGGCAAGAATCTGGCTTTGGGGGTGCTGGTAGCAAGGGTGACCAGGGCTGTTACTGGAGCCATTGGTGGGGACAAGACAAGGGGAGAGTGATGCTGGCAATCTTGGCCTCACCATGTCGGCACGGGTGTtggcggtggtggtggcagtggagagAGATCACCGGCAATCCTGGGTCCCTatggagatgatgatggtgacgaaGGTGTCGCTGGCAGGGGCTGGTGTCCATTGCCATGGTGTTGGCAGTTGAGCTGGTTCTGACCACGAAGGTGTTTGTGGTGATGACGAACCGCACACGATTGGTGGCTGAGTTGCCACTGGCCCCAGAGCTGGTGACTTGGGGATGCTGCTGGTGACCGATATGCTGCTGGCTGCGGGTCTCTTTGTGGGGATGGCGCTGGCAGAGGCTGACGTGCTGCGGCCAAGAGCACCTTGATGCTGGTGTCCGTGGCGGGCGCTCTGCTCCGGTGGGGTGTCTGTGGCAATGGTGCAGACTGTTGAGATGCTCCTGCCGGGGGGCTGGTCTTTCGCATCAGCGTCAGAGCTCCGGAGAAGCAGCCTGCAAGACTTTGTTAGGCTCTGGGGTGGGTCTGCTTTCAGCCCGGACCCCAAGAGTGACTCCAGGAGAGACGCTGCCACCCACTCTGCCTATTGTACCCACGGTGCCAGCCACGGCGCCAGCCACAGCACTTGCCACGGTACCAGCCACACCATCCACCACGGTGCCAGCCACACCATCCACCACGGTGCCAGCCACAGTGCCAGCCACAGCATCCACCACGGTGCCAGCCACGGCGTCCGCCACGGTGCCCACCACAGCTGCCCCCCTGAGCCTCTCCTCCACCCCAGGCTCCATGTGTAACACGTGCCCCGAGAAGTGGGTCAACTTCCAGAGGAAGTGCTACTATTTCGGCAAGGACCCCAAGAAGTGGATCCAGGCCCGGTTTGCCTGCAGCAAACTGCAAGGGCGGCTGGTCAGCATCCACAGCGAAGAGGAGCAGGTGGGCCTGGGCTTGGTGGGCAGGGGGGTGTGGATCCCCACCTCGATCTCCTGCACGGTGGGAGGGACCCGGGCACAACTGCCCAGCCCTTCCAATCCTGTCCTGCTCCCCAGGACTTCCTGGCCAAACGTGCCAACAGGAAGGGCACCTGGATTGGCCTTCGGGACCTGGACAGAGAGGGGGAGTTTATCTGGATGGACAAGGACCCCCTGAACTATAGGTGAGGAGGGGgaatgtggaggggaggggccccGAGGCCCCGACTCAGAGAGGGGGTGCCTCTCGGCAATGGCGGGCTTGGGGGGCAGGCAGACCCAGATGGAGGTGAGGGGATGTGGGGAGAGGGTACTCCTGGGCtgcagggatggggtgggcagGGCCCAGACTCTGAGGGATGTGTCTAGGCTGAAGGCAGTAgggctccttccccctcctccgtTCTCTGACCCGAAGCCTTCTGCTCCAGCAACTGGCGGCCGGGCGAACCCAACAACGGGGGCCAGGGCGAGGACTGCGTGATGATGCAGGGCTCCGGGCAGTGGAATGATGCCTTCTGCGGCAGCCAGTTGGACGGCTGGGTGTGTGAACGGCTGGCCACGTGCTGACCGCCCGCCTGCCACCTCGGCCCCCCTGCGGTTCACCAGGATGTGCTCCGAGACCCAGACCCTGACAGTCCCCAGCCCACCTGCCAGGTGCACCCCCTGCATTGCTCCCCCGCCTCAGACAGGAACACCCAGGCCCACAGCAGGGCTCTGAGGACTCTCAACCATTTGTGGCTAAGGTCCCGGCTACATTTTCTCCTGCCTAAATGGAAGAAGGACTGTGGacccaccccctgctcctgccaACTCCCCAGATGGCCTGTCCCTTGCTCCTCAGCCCAGCTGGCTGTCACCATGTCCCTGCCTTCAAGTGCTCAGAATACCCACCTCGGAACTTTCTGGATGCTTCAGGCCCCTATGATGCCCAGGCTTCCTCTGTCAGACCCGCCCACCGTCTGCTGGAGTCAGGGGTAgaccacacccccaccccacccctggcctccccAGATGCAGCCCCCCGCAATGTCCTAGCCCCACAGGGAGAAGACCCCCGGCTcaggcagccaggctccccacccagcccatGTTAATAAAACGGGGTGAGGACGGCCCCTTCCCTGGGGCCTCGCTGGCTCTGGTCTCCAGATGTGGGAGCTGCGAGTTCCGGAACCTCCTGCCTGAGGCCACCTCGGAGTATCCAGAGCAACTAAAATGGCATTTgtacctcccccctcccccacgcctaCTTTATTACAAGAAGCATTTACTAGACAGGGCTGGAGATGAAGACTTTGGGGTCCAATGGCGCAGAGAACACACTTAGACCCCCAAGAATATTGCAGGGCGGGGCAGTGGATGGCTCTGAGCCTAACTGCCAGCCTAGGCTGCTGGCAGGAGGGCATGAGTCCACACATGAGAAGAGCTCAGAATGGGCCTGGTACACagaaggcactcagtaaatgctggcaGGCCCACAGGTAGCCTGGTCACTCAGTCCAAAGG contains the following coding sequences:
- the FCER2 gene encoding low affinity immunoglobulin epsilon Fc receptor isoform X2; translation: MNPPSQGEGRGPGPTVGSQDPAEFPKFSRRRRCCGHRVQLALLGLATILLWAGLLTLFLFWHWDTVQNLKQLEVTAAQNVSRVSKDLERHNGDQMAQKSQAAQVSQNMEEIRAEQKRMKAQDSELSRNLDGLRSDLSNLKSLSLNERHTALRSLERLQEEMVKLWIELHASNGSMCNTCPEKWVNFQRKCYYFGKDPKKWIQARFACSKLQGRLVSIHSEEEQDFLAKRANRKGTWIGLRDLDREGEFIWMDKDPLNYSNWRPGEPNNGGQGEDCVMMQGSGQWNDAFCGSQLDGWVCERLATC
- the FCER2 gene encoding low affinity immunoglobulin epsilon Fc receptor isoform X1 → MNPPSQGEGRGPGPTVGSQDPAEFPKFSRRRRCCGHRVQLALLGLATILLWAGLLTLFLFWHWDTVQNLKQLEVTAAQNVSRVSKDLERHNGDQMAQKSQAAQVSQNMEEIRAEQKRMKAQDSELSRNLDGLRSDLSNLKSLSLNERHTALRSLERLQEEMVKLWIELHASNARTPRVTPGETLPPTLPIVPTVPATAPATALATVPATPSTTVPATPSTTVPATVPATASTTVPATASATVPTTAAPLSLSSTPGSMCNTCPEKWVNFQRKCYYFGKDPKKWIQARFACSKLQGRLVSIHSEEEQDFLAKRANRKGTWIGLRDLDREGEFIWMDKDPLNYSNWRPGEPNNGGQGEDCVMMQGSGQWNDAFCGSQLDGWVCERLATC